A window of Dissulfurirhabdus thermomarina contains these coding sequences:
- a CDS encoding EamA family transporter, with protein MNRYLPLILAGVLLNALAQLALKQGMRVVGPFAFRLEGLAGLCLEVALNPYVLAGLACYVVSVVVWLMVLSRVDVSYAYPLLSVGYIVTALAGKAFFGEALGPVRWAGILVICLGVYLVTRSA; from the coding sequence ATGAACCGGTATCTCCCTCTCATCCTCGCCGGGGTGCTGCTCAACGCCCTGGCCCAGCTCGCCCTCAAGCAGGGCATGCGGGTGGTGGGCCCCTTCGCCTTTCGCCTCGAGGGGCTGGCCGGCCTCTGCCTCGAGGTGGCCCTGAACCCCTACGTGCTCGCGGGCCTGGCCTGCTACGTGGTGAGCGTGGTGGTGTGGCTCATGGTGCTCTCCCGGGTGGATGTGAGCTACGCCTACCCGCTGCTCAGCGTGGGCTACATCGTGACGGCTCTGGCCGGGAAGGCCTTCTTCGGCGAGGCCCTCGGCCCGGTCCGCTGGGCCGGGATCCTGGTGATTTGCCTCGGCGTCTACCTCGTCACCCGGAGCGCCTGA
- the nifU gene encoding Fe-S cluster assembly protein NifU, whose product MWEYTDKVKEHFLHPKNVGEIPDADAVGEVGSLACGDALRLYLKVDDQGRITDARFQTFGCASAIASSSALTELVKGKTLDEALKITNKDIADYLGGLPKEKMHCSVMGREALEAAIRQLRGEAVPTPELEGELVCECFGVTDVQIRRAIEENDLKTAEDVTYYTKAGGGCGNCIPEIERILAEVRGTAPEKKAPEGPPKKLTNIERIQLIQKVIDEEIRPRLQADGGDLELVDVDRTRVYVSLRGACTHCPASELTLKDGVEKRLREVVDPEIQVLEAN is encoded by the coding sequence ATGTGGGAATATACGGACAAGGTCAAGGAACACTTCCTCCACCCGAAGAACGTCGGCGAGATCCCGGACGCCGACGCCGTGGGCGAGGTGGGGAGCCTCGCCTGCGGCGACGCCCTGCGCCTCTACCTCAAGGTGGACGACCAGGGCCGCATCACCGACGCCCGGTTCCAGACCTTCGGCTGCGCCAGCGCCATCGCCTCGAGTTCCGCGCTCACCGAGCTCGTCAAGGGAAAGACCCTGGACGAGGCCCTCAAGATCACCAACAAGGACATCGCGGACTACCTCGGGGGGTTGCCGAAGGAGAAGATGCACTGCTCCGTCATGGGGCGGGAGGCCCTCGAGGCGGCCATCCGCCAGCTCCGCGGCGAGGCCGTCCCCACCCCGGAGCTCGAGGGCGAACTGGTCTGTGAATGCTTCGGCGTCACCGACGTCCAGATCCGCCGGGCCATCGAGGAAAACGACCTCAAGACCGCCGAGGACGTCACCTACTACACCAAGGCCGGCGGCGGCTGCGGCAACTGCATCCCGGAGATCGAGCGGATCCTCGCCGAGGTCCGGGGCACGGCCCCGGAGAAGAAGGCCCCCGAGGGCCCCCCGAAGAAGCTCACCAACATCGAGCGGATCCAGCTCATCCAGAAGGTCATCGACGAGGAGATCCGCCCGCGGCTCCAGGCCGACGGGGGCGACCTCGAGCTGGTGGACGTGGACCGGACCCGGGTCTACGTAAGCCTCCGCGGGGCCTGCACCCACTGCCCCGCCAGCGAGCTCACCCTGAAGGACGGCGTGGAAAAACGCCTCCGCGAGGTGGTCGACCCCGAGATCCAGGTCCTGGAGGCGAACTGA
- a CDS encoding rubrerythrin family protein, protein MTKTEKNLLEAFAGESQANRRYLAFAAQAEKEGYPQIARLFRAAAEAETVHAHAHLRALKAVKDTAANLKEAIEGETHEFTEMYPRMIEEAKAEGEKAAERSFTFANEVEKVHADLYRKALEKMGDLEETDYYVCSVCGYTAEGAPPAKCPVCGAAAKAFSKVD, encoded by the coding sequence ATGACAAAGACCGAGAAGAATCTCCTCGAGGCCTTCGCCGGCGAATCCCAGGCCAACCGCCGCTACCTCGCCTTCGCCGCCCAGGCGGAGAAGGAGGGCTACCCGCAGATCGCCCGGCTCTTCCGGGCGGCGGCCGAGGCCGAGACCGTCCACGCCCATGCCCACCTGCGCGCCCTCAAGGCCGTCAAGGACACCGCCGCCAACCTGAAAGAGGCCATCGAGGGCGAGACCCACGAGTTCACCGAGATGTACCCCCGGATGATCGAGGAGGCCAAGGCCGAGGGCGAGAAGGCCGCCGAGCGCTCCTTCACCTTCGCCAACGAGGTGGAGAAGGTCCACGCGGACCTCTACCGGAAGGCCCTTGAGAAGATGGGCGACCTCGAGGAGACGGACTACTACGTCTGTTCCGTCTGCGGCTATACCGCCGAGGGGGCGCCCCCGGCCAAGTGCCCGGTCTGCGGCGCCGCCGCCAAGGCCTTCTCCAAGGTGGACTAG
- a CDS encoding ArnT family glycosyltransferase has protein sequence MAERSADISPRDGRRVSAAAVLFWAAAVVVLFWGLGGRALWGPEGRWAEIVREMFLAGDFFHPRLNGFPYFDKPLFSYWGIALASVVTGGLDEWAVRLPSAVAGLVALWATVTLGARLWSRRAGWIAGWILLTTAGFAGWARVGSADAANLAAVMAAVAWYWARRDETGFGAYLGFYLICALGAHFKGLTAVAVPAAALLPDLARGGRWRRHLNPAHAAALSLGVVAYLLPFLYADLAAGAYGERGLFMAFRENVVRYVHPFDHREPFYVYFRYLPVLLLPWTPLSAGALADMAAGYRRLDPRARWVLEAAGAVFLFFTLSGSRRSYYILPVIPFCALAGAAYLDGIGGRTRWREAAVRLQAGVFAVLAAAEIAGALAWPWIRAKAGWPEVPGLRLGGAAVGTGMLLALWAPRRLRPAPGWPPAVMGLLASAAVAAAGVFAVQQPQFEAFRTEKPFLLGLKAAARGVPPERIGVYGKLMSNLYFYLDEPRPVALFLGTGDLCRFLEAPGPKVIVARAEDLDVIRWALPAAVVERPLLVSRAWPRLGKEAARLFAWRLEGDVRCHR, from the coding sequence GTGGCGGAACGATCGGCGGACATATCCCCCCGGGATGGGCGGCGGGTTTCCGCGGCGGCGGTCCTCTTCTGGGCGGCGGCCGTGGTCGTGCTCTTCTGGGGGCTCGGCGGCCGGGCCCTCTGGGGGCCGGAGGGCCGCTGGGCCGAGATCGTCCGGGAGATGTTCCTCGCGGGTGACTTCTTCCACCCCCGCCTGAACGGTTTTCCCTACTTCGACAAGCCACTCTTCTCCTACTGGGGCATCGCGCTGGCCTCCGTCGTGACGGGCGGGCTCGACGAGTGGGCGGTCCGCCTGCCCTCGGCCGTGGCCGGCCTCGTGGCCCTCTGGGCCACGGTGACCCTGGGTGCCCGGCTCTGGTCCCGGCGGGCCGGGTGGATCGCCGGGTGGATCCTGCTCACCACCGCCGGGTTCGCCGGGTGGGCCCGGGTCGGGAGCGCCGACGCCGCCAACCTGGCCGCCGTCATGGCGGCCGTGGCCTGGTACTGGGCGCGACGGGACGAGACGGGGTTCGGCGCCTACCTCGGCTTCTACCTGATCTGTGCCCTCGGCGCCCACTTCAAGGGGCTCACCGCGGTGGCCGTACCGGCGGCGGCCCTTCTCCCCGACCTCGCCCGGGGCGGCCGCTGGCGCCGCCACCTCAACCCGGCCCACGCCGCCGCCCTCTCCCTGGGGGTCGTGGCCTATCTCCTCCCCTTCCTCTACGCGGACCTGGCCGCCGGCGCCTACGGCGAAAGGGGGCTCTTCATGGCCTTCCGGGAGAACGTGGTCCGCTATGTCCACCCCTTCGACCACCGGGAGCCCTTCTACGTCTACTTCCGTTATCTCCCGGTGCTGCTGCTCCCGTGGACGCCGCTCTCGGCGGGGGCCCTCGCCGACATGGCCGCCGGGTACCGCCGGCTGGATCCCCGGGCCCGCTGGGTGCTCGAGGCGGCCGGGGCGGTCTTCCTCTTCTTCACCCTCTCCGGTTCCCGCCGAAGCTACTACATCCTGCCGGTGATCCCATTCTGCGCCCTGGCCGGCGCCGCCTACCTCGACGGGATCGGGGGACGGACGCGGTGGCGGGAGGCGGCCGTCCGCCTCCAGGCGGGGGTCTTCGCCGTCCTCGCCGCCGCCGAGATCGCCGGGGCCCTGGCCTGGCCCTGGATCCGGGCGAAGGCGGGCTGGCCCGAGGTCCCCGGCCTCCGGCTCGGCGGAGCCGCCGTCGGCACGGGCATGCTGCTGGCCCTCTGGGCCCCCAGGCGCCTCCGCCCGGCCCCGGGGTGGCCCCCGGCCGTGATGGGCCTCTTGGCCTCGGCGGCGGTGGCGGCCGCCGGCGTCTTCGCGGTGCAGCAGCCCCAGTTCGAGGCCTTCCGGACGGAGAAGCCCTTCCTCCTCGGGCTCAAGGCGGCCGCCCGGGGGGTGCCCCCCGAGCGGATCGGGGTCTACGGCAAGCTGATGTCCAACCTCTACTTCTACCTCGACGAGCCGCGCCCGGTGGCCCTCTTCCTCGGCACCGGGGACCTGTGCCGTTTCCTCGAGGCGCCGGGGCCGAAGGTGATCGTGGCCCGGGCCGAGGACCTCGACGTCATCCGCTGGGCCCTGCCGGCCGCGGTCGTCGAAAGGCCCCTCCTCGTCTCCCGGGCCTGGCCCCGGCTCGGGAAGGAGGCGGCCCGGCTCTTTGCTTGGCGGCTGGAGGGGGATGTCCGCTGCCACCGCTAA
- a CDS encoding cation:proton antiporter produces MDTALIVGVILAAGLAFGELARRCRLPKVTGYIVAGICLNPHLLPLVPAAFPDRTDPVTHLALAFITFSVGGTLARDRLRRLGRTILSVTFFEAELAFACVVLAFAALRLLRPGAFGIPAGAALPLSLLMGALACPTDPTATLAVAHEYRARGDVATTIMGVAAFDDAFGIVNYALATAIARVLAAGGGFGPLDLAAGPARAIGGGVLLGVFFGAALVALTPLLRRETEGEIIVLMLALLGLCFGTAAALGVDELLATMTFGAVVANFHPRRRRIFGLLQRYTEELVFVLFFTLSGMHLDFGALAAGPVLVVLFVVARAAGKFGGAALGARLSGAPEKVRRYVAPGLIPQGGIVIGLALMMRGEPAFAPVADTLISVVIGATVIHEIAGPALAGLALRKAGEIPAAGGSGPAGSEP; encoded by the coding sequence ATGGACACGGCCCTCATCGTCGGCGTCATCCTCGCGGCCGGCCTCGCCTTCGGGGAGCTGGCCCGGCGGTGTCGGCTTCCCAAGGTCACCGGCTACATCGTGGCCGGGATCTGCCTCAACCCGCACCTGCTCCCCCTGGTGCCGGCCGCGTTCCCCGACCGGACCGACCCCGTCACCCACCTCGCCCTGGCCTTCATCACCTTCTCCGTGGGGGGCACCCTCGCCCGGGACCGCCTCCGGCGCCTGGGCCGGACCATCCTCTCGGTGACCTTCTTCGAGGCCGAGCTGGCCTTCGCCTGCGTGGTCCTCGCCTTCGCGGCCCTGAGGCTCCTCCGCCCCGGCGCCTTCGGGATACCGGCGGGGGCCGCGCTTCCCCTGAGCCTCCTCATGGGGGCCCTGGCCTGCCCCACCGACCCCACCGCCACCCTGGCGGTGGCCCACGAGTACCGGGCCAGGGGCGACGTCGCCACCACCATCATGGGGGTGGCGGCCTTCGACGACGCCTTCGGCATCGTCAACTACGCCCTGGCCACGGCCATCGCCCGGGTCCTGGCCGCCGGCGGCGGGTTCGGCCCGCTGGACCTGGCCGCCGGCCCCGCCCGGGCCATCGGCGGCGGGGTGCTGCTCGGGGTCTTCTTCGGTGCCGCCCTCGTGGCGCTGACACCGCTGCTGCGCCGCGAGACGGAGGGCGAGATCATCGTGCTCATGCTGGCGCTGCTGGGGCTCTGCTTCGGCACCGCCGCCGCCCTCGGCGTGGACGAGCTCCTCGCCACCATGACCTTCGGCGCCGTGGTGGCCAACTTCCACCCGAGGCGCCGCCGGATCTTCGGCCTGCTCCAGCGCTACACGGAGGAGCTGGTCTTCGTCCTCTTCTTCACCCTGAGCGGCATGCACCTCGACTTCGGGGCCCTGGCGGCCGGCCCCGTCCTGGTGGTCCTCTTCGTGGTGGCCCGGGCGGCGGGAAAGTTCGGGGGGGCGGCCCTGGGCGCCCGGCTCTCCGGCGCCCCGGAGAAGGTCCGGCGCTACGTGGCCCCGGGGCTCATCCCGCAGGGCGGCATCGTCATCGGCCTGGCCCTCATGATGCGGGGCGAGCCGGCCTTCGCCCCGGTGGCCGACACCCTCATCAGCGTGGTGATCGGAGCCACGGTCATCCACGAGATAGCGGGACCCGCCCTGGCGGGCCTGGCCCTGCGAAAGGCGGGAGAGATCCCGGCCGCGGGAGGGTCGGGACCCGCCGGCTCAGAGCCTTAA
- a CDS encoding sensor histidine kinase codes for MATLGLFWGTYHFLGRVLDQDVGAELREEIGEYRLAFREGGLAAVRAEILDEAAGEGPENYYARLFDPAGRVVLETDRRPWGEVPLPALDPAGGAAGRIRRLAIPARPWREARLLTLPVGGGYTCQVALPAAWDVRLLNPIRNLMAWGTVLALALALPLGWFVTRRGLRPVEEIRRVAADIAGGGDLSRRVPEGGARDEPARLAATFNAMLGRIEALLRTQREMLDNVAHDLRTPITRIRAMAETALAAAQAPGAQEPLAHIMEECDRCTALFNALLDLSEAEAGLLRLRVEPMDVGALLGELAAFFGPAARDRGIELLVEAPGPGAPAAVAADRVRLRQALANLLENAIRFTPPGGRIRLWAEAGPGGLGLLVQDSGPGVPPADRERIFRRFTRGDPSRAGSGRGLGLALARAYVEAHGGRLTLEEHPGPGARFRLWLPLRRDGDAAEPAEPG; via the coding sequence ATGGCGACGCTCGGCCTCTTCTGGGGGACCTACCACTTCCTCGGCCGCGTCCTCGACCAGGACGTGGGGGCGGAGCTCCGGGAGGAGATCGGGGAATACCGCCTCGCCTTCCGGGAGGGCGGCCTCGCGGCCGTGCGTGCCGAGATCCTCGACGAGGCGGCCGGCGAGGGACCCGAGAACTACTACGCCCGCCTCTTCGACCCTGCGGGCCGCGTCGTCCTCGAGACGGACCGCCGGCCCTGGGGCGAGGTGCCGCTTCCGGCCCTCGACCCGGCGGGCGGCGCCGCCGGCCGGATCCGGCGCCTCGCCATCCCCGCCCGGCCGTGGCGGGAGGCCCGCCTGCTCACCCTCCCCGTCGGCGGGGGCTACACCTGCCAGGTGGCCCTGCCCGCCGCCTGGGACGTCCGCCTCCTGAACCCGATCCGGAACCTCATGGCCTGGGGCACCGTGCTCGCCCTGGCCCTGGCGCTGCCCCTGGGCTGGTTCGTGACCCGCCGGGGACTCCGGCCGGTGGAAGAGATCCGGCGGGTGGCCGCCGACATCGCCGGCGGGGGAGACCTCTCCCGACGCGTGCCGGAAGGCGGTGCCCGGGACGAACCGGCACGCCTCGCCGCGACCTTCAACGCCATGCTCGGCCGGATCGAGGCCCTGCTCCGCACGCAGCGGGAGATGCTGGACAACGTGGCCCACGACCTCCGGACCCCCATCACCCGGATCCGCGCCATGGCCGAGACCGCCCTGGCGGCGGCCCAGGCTCCCGGGGCCCAGGAACCGCTCGCCCACATCATGGAGGAGTGCGACCGCTGCACCGCCCTCTTCAACGCCCTGCTCGACCTGTCGGAGGCCGAGGCCGGGCTCCTGCGGCTTCGCGTGGAACCGATGGACGTCGGGGCGCTCCTCGGAGAGCTGGCGGCCTTCTTCGGCCCGGCCGCGCGGGATCGGGGCATCGAGCTCCTCGTGGAGGCCCCGGGCCCCGGTGCTCCAGCCGCCGTCGCCGCCGACCGGGTCCGCCTCCGCCAGGCCCTGGCCAACCTGCTCGAGAACGCGATCCGTTTCACCCCGCCGGGCGGGCGGATCCGGCTCTGGGCCGAGGCCGGCCCGGGCGGCCTGGGCCTCCTCGTCCAGGACTCCGGGCCGGGGGTCCCGCCCGCCGACCGGGAACGGATCTTCCGGCGCTTCACCCGCGGAGACCCGAGCCGCGCGGGATCCGGGCGCGGCCTCGGCCTCGCCCTGGCCCGCGCCTACGTCGAGGCCCACGGGGGGCGGCTCACCCTCGAGGAGCACCCCGGGCCCGGGGCCCGCTTCCGCCTGTGGCTGCCGCTCCGCCGCGACGGCGACGCGGCGGAGCCGGCCGAACCGGGCTGA
- a CDS encoding rhomboid family intramembrane serine protease, which translates to MLLLPVLRDTGRRHRPLATLAILLANCLVFVLFQLGDGKRYRQAESFYLESGLARMEAPLYLRYLEERGDRPPIPGKTPPDRLSEPDLLRLHRAMEADADFLERLEAGRLRPAPARGWPEWRRLRQRYTALRARVTSWRFGFRPAAATPLTAVTYMFLHGGFWHLIGNMVFLWLVGTALEGGCGRPFYAALYLLGGLAAAGLFWAAYPRSPMPLIGASGAVAGLMGAFAVLYGRRRIPVFYSLGFYFGTATVPALALFPAWVGNEIAQLALGGDTHVAYAAHVGGLAGGALLGLLDRRLLHRSDPEAFEPPPEDPVPALYEAALVKVRRLDLAGARPILEEILAHEPDHVGALRQLFLVDRETPRDPRFARTAGRLLARLARDRSTWAEAAKVWRTSRELGLDPPATPELRARLVQVFLSLGEVREAEGQVADLLRKAPGHPALPTALLHLGRHCLEHGEPERGRRCLQAILARFPRAPEARLAETRLGEEG; encoded by the coding sequence ATGCTCCTCCTCCCCGTCCTCCGAGACACCGGCCGGCGGCACCGGCCGCTGGCCACCCTGGCGATCCTCCTCGCCAACTGCCTCGTCTTCGTCCTCTTCCAGCTCGGGGACGGGAAACGCTACCGGCAGGCCGAGTCCTTCTACCTGGAATCGGGCCTCGCCCGGATGGAGGCGCCCCTCTACCTCCGCTACCTCGAAGAACGGGGGGATCGGCCGCCGATCCCGGGAAAGACCCCCCCGGACCGGCTCTCCGAGCCCGACCTCCTTCGCCTCCACCGGGCCATGGAGGCCGACGCGGACTTCCTGGAACGGCTCGAGGCGGGGCGCCTCCGGCCCGCCCCGGCCCGGGGCTGGCCGGAGTGGCGCCGGCTCCGCCAGCGCTACACCGCGCTCCGCGCCCGGGTCACCTCCTGGCGGTTCGGCTTCCGGCCCGCCGCGGCCACGCCGCTCACCGCCGTCACCTACATGTTCCTCCACGGGGGCTTCTGGCACCTCATCGGGAACATGGTCTTCCTGTGGCTGGTGGGGACCGCCCTCGAGGGCGGCTGCGGGCGCCCCTTCTACGCCGCGCTCTACCTCCTCGGCGGCCTGGCCGCCGCGGGGCTCTTCTGGGCGGCCTATCCCCGGAGCCCCATGCCGCTCATCGGGGCCTCGGGGGCCGTGGCGGGCCTCATGGGGGCCTTCGCCGTGCTCTACGGCCGGCGGCGGATCCCGGTCTTCTACTCCCTGGGCTTCTACTTCGGCACCGCCACGGTGCCGGCCCTGGCCCTCTTCCCCGCCTGGGTGGGGAACGAGATCGCCCAGCTCGCCCTGGGCGGCGACACCCACGTGGCCTACGCGGCCCACGTGGGGGGGCTGGCCGGCGGGGCGCTCCTCGGCCTCCTGGACCGGCGCCTCCTCCACCGCTCGGACCCGGAGGCCTTCGAGCCGCCGCCCGAGGACCCCGTCCCGGCCCTCTACGAGGCGGCCCTCGTCAAGGTCCGCCGGCTGGATCTTGCGGGTGCCCGGCCCATCCTCGAGGAGATCCTGGCCCATGAGCCGGACCACGTGGGGGCCCTCCGCCAGCTCTTCCTCGTGGACCGGGAGACCCCCCGCGACCCCCGCTTCGCCCGCACCGCCGGGCGGCTTCTCGCCCGCCTGGCCCGGGACCGGTCCACCTGGGCCGAGGCGGCGAAGGTCTGGCGGACCTCCCGGGAGCTGGGCCTGGACCCGCCCGCGACGCCGGAGCTGCGCGCCCGGCTGGTCCAGGTCTTTCTCTCCCTCGGGGAGGTCCGCGAGGCGGAGGGCCAGGTGGCGGACCTCCTCCGAAAAGCGCCCGGCCACCCCGCCCTTCCCACCGCCCTCCTCCACCTGGGGCGCCACTGCCTCGAGCACGGCGAGCCGGAGAGGGGCCGCCGGTGTCTCCAGGCGATCCTGGCCCGGTTCCCCCGGGCCCCGGAGGCCCGCCTCGCCGAGACGCGGCTGGGGGAAGAGGGCTAG
- a CDS encoding tetratricopeptide repeat protein — protein MEDATAVSCDSHPTRPAHWACPRCRTHLCPECVVPAPAGSAPGTGRLRLCPGCNLPVEPLPVSNFLPPFWRRLPRIFRYPLRPRPLVVILGVAGANLLVRALPVPLPWLTFLLLFLLWGVLLNYAYVVLQETARGNFEPPSPGRVSTEQFPVVFKMVALYAVVGGAIGLVAGVAGGLAVAFLGRASASAVAWVAIPLALAAFCYMPSMLMILVVTGSLVQALHPGRFGALVARTGRGYLVLLAFLLLLGAAPAALLRLTGGVLPPVLLFFLGQAASNYYLLVTYHLMGCFILQYHEELGFPVETDLLERAAGAGAGGPGAGGGSRARVDALIQQGRYDEAAAWLQGPARAEVRDDPELSDRLFRLLRRRPDPAAALAHAGEYLDLLVRVGDRAGARRAYLECLELDADFAPAAEVLYRVGGWLMEAGDLKRGAAALQRLVRRYPESPRVPEACFRLAQVIHERLMKPAQARSILEGVLRRFPGHEIAPRIRRYLEQMPAA, from the coding sequence ATGGAGGACGCCACGGCCGTCTCCTGCGACAGCCACCCGACCCGGCCGGCCCACTGGGCCTGCCCCCGGTGCCGGACGCATCTCTGCCCGGAATGCGTGGTCCCGGCCCCCGCGGGCTCCGCCCCCGGCACCGGCCGCCTCCGCCTCTGCCCCGGGTGCAACCTCCCCGTGGAGCCCTTGCCGGTCTCGAACTTCCTGCCCCCCTTCTGGCGGCGGCTGCCCCGGATCTTCCGCTATCCCCTCCGGCCCAGGCCCCTGGTCGTGATCCTGGGGGTGGCCGGCGCCAACCTCCTGGTCCGGGCCCTCCCGGTCCCGCTGCCCTGGCTCACGTTCCTCCTCCTCTTCCTGCTCTGGGGCGTCCTCTTGAACTACGCCTACGTGGTGCTCCAGGAGACCGCCCGGGGGAACTTCGAGCCGCCGTCGCCGGGGCGGGTCTCCACGGAGCAGTTCCCCGTGGTCTTCAAGATGGTCGCCCTCTACGCCGTGGTGGGCGGGGCCATCGGCCTGGTCGCCGGGGTGGCGGGAGGCCTGGCGGTGGCGTTCCTCGGGCGCGCCTCCGCGTCGGCGGTGGCCTGGGTGGCGATCCCCCTCGCCCTCGCCGCCTTCTGCTACATGCCGTCGATGCTGATGATCCTCGTCGTGACGGGGAGCCTCGTCCAGGCCCTCCACCCCGGCCGCTTCGGGGCCCTGGTGGCGCGGACCGGCCGGGGGTACCTGGTGCTCCTCGCCTTCCTGCTCCTCCTGGGGGCCGCCCCCGCCGCCCTCCTTCGGCTGACGGGCGGCGTGCTGCCGCCGGTCCTCCTCTTCTTCCTGGGGCAGGCCGCCTCGAACTACTACCTCCTGGTCACCTACCACCTCATGGGGTGCTTCATCCTCCAGTACCACGAGGAGCTGGGCTTTCCCGTGGAGACCGACCTCCTGGAACGGGCGGCCGGGGCCGGGGCGGGCGGTCCCGGCGCCGGCGGCGGTAGCCGTGCCCGGGTGGACGCCCTGATCCAGCAGGGCCGCTACGACGAGGCGGCGGCGTGGCTCCAGGGGCCGGCCCGGGCCGAGGTCCGGGACGACCCGGAGCTCTCGGACCGGCTCTTCCGGCTGCTCCGGCGCCGGCCGGACCCCGCCGCGGCCCTCGCCCACGCGGGAGAGTACCTGGACCTCCTCGTCCGGGTCGGGGACCGGGCCGGCGCCCGCCGCGCCTACCTCGAGTGCCTGGAGCTGGACGCCGACTTCGCCCCGGCCGCCGAGGTCCTCTACCGGGTCGGCGGGTGGCTGATGGAGGCCGGGGACCTCAAGCGGGGGGCGGCGGCCCTCCAGCGCCTCGTCCGGCGGTATCCCGAAAGCCCCCGCGTCCCGGAGGCCTGCTTCCGCCTGGCCCAGGTGATCCACGAGCGGCTCATGAAGCCCGCGCAGGCCCGGTCCATCCTGGAGGGGGTCCTCCGGCGGTTCCCCGGGCACGAGATCGCCCCGCGGATCCGGCGCTACCTCGAGCAGATGCCGGCCGCCTAG
- a CDS encoding response regulator transcription factor has protein sequence MKILVVEDDRQTARYLAKGLREAGCAVVTAADGPSGLERAREEVFDCLVVDVMLPGIDGLSLVRSVRRGNPSVPILILSARGAVEDKVRGLEDGADDYLSKPFSFSELLARVRALVRRGAGQPSAARIRTGDLEIDLAARRVSRAGRRLDLMPKEFDLLVALARNAGRVLTRTQILEHVWGYLYDAGTNVVDVHICRLRNKVDRGFASPLIHTIRGVGYVLRDEP, from the coding sequence ATGAAGATCCTCGTCGTGGAAGACGACCGCCAGACGGCGCGCTACCTCGCCAAGGGGCTCCGCGAGGCGGGCTGCGCCGTGGTGACGGCGGCCGACGGCCCCTCGGGACTCGAACGCGCCCGCGAAGAGGTCTTCGACTGCCTCGTGGTGGACGTCATGCTGCCCGGGATCGACGGCCTCTCCCTGGTCCGGTCGGTGCGGCGGGGCAACCCCTCCGTCCCCATCCTCATCCTGAGCGCCCGGGGCGCGGTGGAGGACAAGGTTCGGGGCCTCGAAGACGGGGCCGACGACTACCTCTCGAAGCCCTTCTCCTTCAGCGAGCTCCTGGCCCGGGTCCGTGCCCTGGTCCGCCGGGGCGCCGGGCAGCCATCGGCGGCGCGGATCCGGACCGGCGACCTCGAGATCGACCTGGCCGCGCGCCGCGTCTCCAGGGCGGGCCGCCGCCTCGACCTCATGCCCAAGGAGTTCGACCTCCTGGTGGCGCTGGCCCGGAACGCGGGGCGCGTCCTCACCCGCACGCAGATCCTCGAGCACGTCTGGGGCTACCTCTACGACGCCGGGACCAACGTGGTGGACGTCCACATCTGCCGGCTCCGGAACAAGGTCGACCGCGGCTTCGCCTCCCCCCTCATCCACACCATCCGTGGCGTCGGCTATGTCCTCCGCGACGAGCCCTAG